One Glycine max cultivar Williams 82 chromosome 1, Glycine_max_v4.0, whole genome shotgun sequence genomic window, GCAGACCAGCATCCCAGAAAACAGAAGCAACAGATGTTGtgtctatagtttgaaagtaattGTCAAGTGTCAAACAAAACCAATATAACTCAATCAATACAAGAAATGAGGAGTTATTAaaatagttcctcaccaacatCTGGAGTTTCGCTGGGTGGCCGGGGCCTTTTAGTCTTTACCATAGTAGGTTGAACTGAGGGTGTAGAAGCAGAAGCAACAAAGGGTTCTATCTCCCATGGTGAGACCCTATCAGGTCTGGGAACAGCTGCAGGTTCATCCCATTGAACCTGAAGATtgacaaaatatgaaaaaatgataATCGTTTGattaccaaaaataaaagaaacaactgCAGAGTGAAAGATGACCATACCTTGAGTGATCGCCATTTTGAATTTACCCAATGAGGAGAAATATCTTCCACTCCAACTATGGTACCCGAAAATCTGATCAACAGTGTATAAGAATGAAGAGATATGAAAAGGTTACACATAATAAACCAACCaacttaataaattttactacCTTTTGTCAGTCTCAGCAGAATCATCCCCCTCGAATCTCATCTTAAACCTCATGCCGACACTGAACTTTTTGTCCATAGCCTCTAAATACTTGTTCACGCCTATGATGAATTGGCTCGTCCTAAGCAAACAAAAGCCGTGTCAACAATCAtcgataaattatttatcaccaAACGCATTTTCTAGTTCTTGAAACAAGTAAAATTTCTACCTTGGCTTATAATATACTACAAAAAGAGTCTGAGTTGCAACAGCATGAGAGGCGGTTGCAAGAACCCCCAGGTGCATGCTTTGACTAGAAATCACTGATGAAGGCATGCTACTTGCTTGACGAGCTAGACGTCTTACGCCCACGCGTAATTCCCCATTGTCCCCTCTACACACAAGATCTTCGTTAAAGTAACAATAGCATAGCAAAACAGAACAAATCTGGCATGAATTTGCAGTAAAAACCCAGAAATTTTCTGAACCATATgaataaaactaacaaaaagaaaagtaattaaTGTTTACCTCAAGAACACAAAGGTATCTCCAGCAACTAATCTCTTGGAGGTCACAAAAGTACTCCAGCCAGTCGTGAGCAAGTGTCTGCGTGGTTGAcctgataaaaaagaaaaacaagttcaAGGTAAAATTAGTAGGCAATCAGAAAGTTAAATCACAAGGACTGAAAAGAAAATTTCCCAATTCTCATTTCCTTTACCTCTAAATATATGCTTAAAGCGCCATTCATAACCATGAAGATCCTTTGCAACCAATTCCTGAGTTGGTGTTGGTTGGGACATGTCCtaataaaacaaattcaaacataGTTTTCCAAAATAAGACAATCTGGAAAAGGACACCAACAAACAATTCAACAAATACCGGAACAGATCGCATTACCAACACAGGAAGGCATTCCGTGGCATGTTTCCTGAGAACGGAGAAGCCTCCATGGGTGCTGGTATCTGAAGCAGTCAAGACCTTGCTGAACGAGTGAACTGGTGCTCTTGGAGGTTCAGCAGTGCACGGATCAGCATTTGTAGGCTCGTCTTGCTATGACGCATTTATTCCATTAGAATCTATACAACTTGGGAAAAGAATCTAAGGTTGACCGTGAAAATACGGAAAATCAAAAGGGCATCTACATCCTTACACTAGATTCCGGCACCAAAGTAATTTGCGCATAAACCTCGTCCGTTTCTTGCTCAGCCTAAAACATGCcaaaattcaaggtaagctttcaTATCCTTTTCCAGTTTTCCCccataacataaaaatcaacattttAAAAGACGATCCGTGACCGCAATTTTGACTACAGCATGAAGGTTTTTGGAATCTACATGACCACAATTGCAGTCACATCAACCTCATTTGCCCACAATTTCTCACAACAACAAGGATCGTGTAAAAATTACGACCACGATCGGAATTTAAAACCTCACACAATAATAGAAACTCCATAAAAAACCAAGATGCCCCTTCCACCATCTTCTCGACACAACCAAACAAGATTCATAATTTCCccttcacaaaatttaaattaaaaaaaaataacaaaatgaagaataattgcaagagaaaagaaaattaccAGTAAATGAACATTCACAACTCGACATAGGATCTTCGTGGGAAGCTTCAGCAAAGGAATCCTCTGATTCAGTTCCTGGTTTGTTGAAGCCTCTAACtacaccaccaccatcaccaccaaacaacatcaataaatttaaaaaaaaaatcaaaattcacgTTCTTCTAGCTGTTTCATGTACAAATCTTCCaaaacaaagacaaattatatcttcatcttcattattacacacaaaaataaaaaacaaaaacataaaaaaatatattattttttgcaaaAACTCACTTGCTCCATGTGGCCTTGTGGGAAATAGAAGACTCTCTGGCCAACACGAGGAACATCCACCAGTGGTCCCGCGCATGCCTTCCACTGCTGCTCATACAGCTCATCCTCACCACTCTCACCAGAACCAAccactgcaaaaaaaaaaaaaaaaaaaaaacaacaacaacaacgttaaccaaaacaaacaaacctcaaattccacaaaagaaaaaaaaacatttattcacTCATTCGACTCCCACCTTCGCCATGCGCCCCGCGGCTCAACATGGTTCAACACAAGTCaacgccccccccccccccccccccccccccccaaaaaaaacaaaagaagaaatattCACGACAACAAAACCATTCGCTTTGTCAAGTTTTGTCACCAATCTGAATCAGTGAATCCTCTTTACAAGATCccgttacaaaaaaaaaaaatcttgaagacAGCGTCTAACGTAAGAGTTCCagagttacaaaaaaaaaaagaaaacgctcttcagaagaagaagatgaagaggttCCGTTGAAGTTGAACGACGACGCTGTTGCGGTCTTTGTCTGTGAAACGGCGTTACTCGGTTGGAATAATGAATGTCCAAACTCTTTCTCCGTTGTAACGAAGTGAGtccttttgtttattaatttatacgTCCAATTTCGTTGCCTCATttagtttatttctatttttttttaatttcaacttGTGGTGTTGTCGTGTCATGTGTGTCGCTTGTGTGTTGTCTATTCCCAccagacacaagaaacaagccTATTTCAGTGGCTGTGTGACTTGTGTGTGTTAGTTGTTACTAGACATGCTTGTTTATACACTAGCTAGTGCtcgttttacttttttttacatgtaGTAGTGTAGTACCTAATAAACTTTTTGGAGTTTCTTTTCTagagattaatttatttatacattttctAGAAATTAAGTTAGGtacatttttcaaataaatactaatgcatttattattttttttcttgatcgtcaaatgttaattgtttgctggagaaacaaacaaatcaaccttatatcttctaataaatttattataattagtaatttatagttttttataagtaaaaattgaaaaatgtgtcagaaaatttacaataactcacacattatatttaattaattaagttagatcttttaacaataatttataattagatgatgGTGTAAAGACTCCTTAcactttttttatgaattaaaaaagaaaaggaataaaagagataaaagatgGAGAGAATTATAAAATACTTATGATGCGAGTCAAACCAAGAATTTTTTCACCTCTTGTCTAATCTAAAAGGCCTTTGTTTGGAGTAGGTGTTCATTGGAGCATTATATGCAACATTAAATGTGAATCCACTTCAAGATGATAAAAGCACTCAACTTATATTCTTTGAGCAATACTTCTTCTATTGGATTCAATCATCAAATCAACTTTTGCTCAAAGCAAGTCTCCATAGTAGTGACATTcctttttaggtgaaaaaagAGTTTAAATTTGATTGTTCTCTTACTTTCTTCACTTCAACAAATCATGTGAAGGATGTTCGAACATTTTCTACACAAAGATCAAGAAATCAAagtattaaatcaatttttaatgctTCACAAAACTAGCATTTGTCTACCATCATGTTATTCATCATATGCAAATACAACATTTTCATCTATTAGCATATCAAACTCAACTTTTGAAACTTAGTATTTATttgtatcaaatcaaaattatttagagTTCTTATTTGTCTTATGACTCAACAGTTTCTATCCTCAAtatgaaaatgatttataaaagGAATCTATACACCTGATATTTTTTAGGAGttttaagtaattataatttgaaaatgaaaaaggtcATAGATTACATTCTTAACATCGaaatagaaatataataattatattgattgttatgattaattaattgcaaacaaattttttataattgtaatttcaaataatagttaattattttaaaatatattttataattaatttaaccaatCACTAATCGTTAGACTAAATAATTAGActaattcaattataatttatttaattaattaatttataacaaaaattgaaTCCATACATTAGTATAAAGCGACGTATTATAAAGATAAATGTAGTCAATTTTTAACAACATTAACTTGATTAGTCAGTTAATtctataaaataattactttttgcaagaaaaaacaaacgaatcaatcatatattaaaaaaatcaaatcaattttttgtaagaattttattcgATCcgatatttcattttaattaaaaaatcaaatcaatcagatattagaaaaatcaaatcaaattgctCTAACAATTTTAATctgatattaatatttaatgcaaaattataaattaacttgtaataaaaaaattataattgtaattataattaaaatctttataatttaaaaatgttttataattaaagactGCAAATTCGAATAACTAAAatgaaatcaatcaaatattttttcaaaaaaacaaatcaaatcaataaaaaaagaaatcctAATTTCATTAGTTGCTACATATATAATCAACTATATATCCATAATGACCAACaattattaagaattaaaatgttatACTTTATAATCTgtggttaaaataaataaataaaaattaatttaattgcaaataattagtattagaaatttaaaaaatttataaatttacattttttataaatatatccaTAAATAATGTTATACTTTTTAGAATTTTTCTAATGAATTCGTTTACCTTATtggaaagataagaaaattgttttaaagGTTATATAAAAAGTTTATGTTGATAAAATTGTTTGCTAAATTTTACTATAGATTGAATCTGCcctattttttaagttaagGTTTTTAATGCATGGTTACTTTGTTATGTTAAAGTATTAATTTTTACTAAGTTAAGTTAAGGTTTTTAATGAATGGTTACTTTGCTATGTTaaagtgttatttttttattaagtgttgCTATGTGGAATTGTTAATTTTGTCTAAGTGGTGTATGttgattttaattgtgattATATGAAATGCAATATGTGTTTTTATGATCAAAAGACCCGAGAAGTATGAATCCTGGATAATTATAATTGTGGAAAGTGTTTCTTTATTTAGAGCAGGAGGTGTGACCTCAGGCTTTTGTCACACGTGATGATTTGTGTGTGACCCAATTGACTTACAACTTGGAACAATAATGAACTTGTGTGTTAGACCCTGTGTGTGGTAGTTACAAGAACTTGTGTGTGAGTCCTAGTGTCGACTAGAACCTTATTCTAATAGGCCTAACACGTCTCAAAAGACGTGCAACTTTTATGTAGTGGATGCAGGGACTCAGGCACGAGTCCTGATGTTGACTAGAACTTGTTCTAGTGGACATTATGTATCTCAAACAATGTACAATGTTGTGTGTTAGTTCACAGGGACTCGAGCATGAGTATCCATGTGGGTAGGATGTTTTCTTCGAGATAGTAGTGCACTTGAGAGACATGCAAGTAGACGCAGACTCACGATGTAATGTTGAGATATTCTTCAAGAGAGTTGTAGAAGGGGGTCGTGTTAGAAGTTATGAAAGCTCACTAAACGGCGGTCGATTGGTGGTTTCGCACCACTAGGTGTGGATGTGATCCttgtttttgtttatgattTTAAGTCGAGAAGATTTTCGGACTTGGTTTGTCTTTCAACGACATTCAATACTTGAGCAGTCGGGCCCCACAATGACGATAAAGTAAACCCTCGGTGATGACTGATTGAGGAGTAAATCCTTAGAGTTGGGATGGCCTCATAAAATGGTACCTGAGGTATGCTCGCTGACTTGAGAGTTCTTATGGATAAAGGTGTCAAGCTTATACTCGTGTTTCCATAGTGTTGACTTGGCAATCCGATAGATGCAAGGCATGACCAGTCGGTAAGAGCCTTAGCATCATACAATCCTCTTAATAGTCATCGAAACTAAAATGTTGTAAGACCATTGAGCTCTAGGAGttcatgatgtaagctccattggagcttgtaggcctaggatcttcttcatcaatggatccCTTTGCTTTTTGGAAGATAaatgacagcggaatggagaaggaagagagagaggagacgccacttcaaggagaagatgagtctagaagaagctcaccaacataagaggccatggataagagcttggaggaagaaatagatgaatgaagagagagggagagaagagcacaaaattttgtgctctaaaagagctctgaaatctgaagttaatattcaaatgatcaaagttaaaaaaaaatacacacatgacctctatttatagcctaagtgtcacacaaaattggagggaaatttgaatttcaattcaaatttcacttgaatttgaaattgaatttgtggagccaaactttggagccaaaatttcactaattatgattagtgaattttagttatggttcagcccactaatccaagatcaattccaagattctccactaagtgtgcttaggtgtcatgaggcatgtaaagcatgaaggacatacacaaagtgtgactatatgatgtggcaatggggtgtagtaagcaaatgctcacctccccctctaaaatttaattggattgggcttctaccaattcaattaaatttatttccaaccacacacatcaaatattcacttagtgcatgtgaaattacaaaactacccctaatacaaaaactagtctaggtgccctaaaatacaagggctgaaaaatcctatatttctagggtaccctacctacaatatggagccctaaatacaaggatcaaatataatgacatcctagtctaatatgtacaaagagaattggacccaaacttggcccatgggctcagaaatctaccctgaggttcatgagaaccctagggccttcttcaacaactctagcccaatcctcttggagcctcttgctcatggctctagtgactagtcccttcctagggaggattgcatcagttcCAGTGGTAGTTGCTTACCTGACCAATGTGATATATAtgttgatttattaaaaaaaaagtgatgccTTAAGATGCTTGTGAGATCCAGTAGACAACCACAACATAGTGGTTGCTAGTCTTAGGAGTATTGACTTGTGTTtagatttttttgtgttttggcTGACAAAACATAAAGACTTACcccttacatttttatttttaaggtcAGAAATGGAGTCAAAGCTTATTCTTAAGCTTGAATGTGGAGTTTGGAAGATGGTTCCCGAATGTGGTACGGGGCGTTGACCACATTATTGGGTACCTTCGATTCACGACAATGTTCCTAGTTAAGATCAAGAAGGCACCATAGTATGTGGAGTATTTCATATGGTGGGTACAACCCACATCGTTTTACTACTATTATGCCAAACCTATAGAGATCATAGATATTTCGTCTTTGTTGTCTTCTTCAGACATGTCGGAGTATGTGCCAAGGCCACCTTATGTCGGGGAGGACTCTCCTCAGTATATGTTAGGGCCACACTATGTCGGTGAGGACTCCTAGCATACAGTGATAACCTCTCTTGCCCCAACACCCATTTTGAGGGACGAAGAGATCGAGGAGGACCCAGAGATGTTAGAGAAGGAACAGTCAGAGGTGACAGAAGAGCCTCTTAATCATGCAATGGAGGATGGCATGGCAATAGTAGACGAGGAGCTTCCCTAGGGAGGAGTCGAGTGGCTCATTGAGGAAAGCAGTAAGGAGGATCCCGATGAGGATATAGGGGATGTTTCCTTATAGGAGTCCCGCTGTTAGGGATATTCTAAATTGCTGACCTCTTGTCCTACCTTTTTTGCGTATATTTTATCCCTTAGGTTTGGGTTAGTGGTGACTCCTCTTGGACTAgatgtctttctttcttttgcatATGTATAAGTAGACCTAGGTTctagatattttgtttttacttgcagtcattaactttttattatgTGTATTTTGGGACATATCCATACTCTGATGTATCTAATGGTTTCAAACTTAATACTTATTGTAATTAAGAACTCAGTTTAAGTTTCTATCACTTCTATTTCAGTTCATTCAAAAAATGTATGGTTTATATTcgaaatacatttatttttaccgaatgatttatttttctgtcaCGACTTATAtgtataaatgaattaaaaaaattactcacaTTTTCTTATGGTAAAATATTTTCACAATCGTATTAATGAACATGATTATATTAAAATGAGTTtacataaaaaggaaaagttgATGTTTATTCATAATAGACTTTAGGGTGTCACAAGGGGAGAACCTCACTAAAGGTAGCTAGCCAAGTTCTCTTACAAAAATTAGTCATCGATAAAGCTAGTAAATACTTCGTACTAACAATATGGTTACCCCAAAAATCCCATTCAACTAATTCAAGCATAAAGACAAATATCCTCCTCCTTTTCTCaaataaaagagtaattttattTGTCATATTACTTGGCATTGTTGCACATTAACATCAAATCACTTTTAACCTTATGTAGTTGTTGCACCGTCAATCTTAAaatacaagtataaaaaaattaatattaagtaTATTACAATACTATAATACATACAATTAGGATTGGGTCTATTAGCGCAAATTGCAACAACTTCCCTTAAGATTTACTCAAATGGCACATGCactctgtcgcaacctacccttcgataGGAGGGCGAGGTGAAAATAAAAAGGCGCGTCTTCCAAAAAGGAGAACACGCGGGAGTTactaccaacgtttattcgaggaaaacgttagaaaaaccaaaaggaggattgcgaattttgaaaataaggattcgagagttgtttacatgtagggaaggtattagcaccccacatgcccgtcacaagggacgaaaacctttaatcaagtgtgcaacgtgacttcaaaaaaattatttatttttcccttttttatatctttttatttttggggtcgacaaggggatgcccttgctcctacgtatcctcaagtgcgatgaggaattcagacctacgtagttctttaaaagtGAGAATGTTTATGGgtcaaattgttttttatgcttttgaaaggttcatttttaattaataagaacaaaagggatcgttaaggcgttggaccttcaAAGATCTGAAGTGACTTTGATGGAGAGAAATTCAGTTATGCgttggttttatttttggttttattaactttcaatgtctttaaaagacaactttacagcgctaatgatcggttaagattaaactttacaaagaaacaaGATTTACCGATGATAGATGAAGGaaatgaatatgcacaaaacaacaagggggacccctaagggtgcatagatcacatttaaatcttaaaaacaaaactaaccgacGGTCGCACGAAGAACACCGAACAAGGAACGATGTAAGGATTGATCACAGTCGTGATTCCACAGCGCCTCGGCTTCGTTTCCtcgtctttcttcttcttctctcttatttctctcaatttccttCACTACCCAATGTTGGAACCCCTTCTCAGCCCCCCTAGCACGCCtgtttataggaaaaagggtcACTTTGGGGACTTGTaacttgcccaggcgagctaaggCTTACTCCTAAAGTCATGAGCTCGCCCAGAAGAGCTAGTTCCTTAACCCTGAAGTTGTTTgatggcccaggcgagccagatgTTGGCTTGGGCAAGCTGAGGCCTATAAAATGCaaggaaaagaccattttgccCTCCTTTCTTGgtatcttttgttttccggatcAAAACACCGAGTGGTTCATCGCTTTGCACTGTAACTAGCGTCCAATGTCGTAAATCGACTAGCAAGAATTAGAAGAtcaacaaacaatggtccccagacgaaattagggtctgacagatgcccctctttacttatctttttttaaaatgaaaaggtaagtaaagataaggacaccaATTTCATCTGAGCGATCTTGCTATTCGAAATCGGTTGCCCGAGGAAATAAAGGAAGTGAGACCTGAAAAAAATGGATATTGGCATTGAAGTATTGAAAGTATTAAGCAAAAGATGTCATAGTCTTGTACAATAAAATTGGAGACATTAAAGTATTTGGGAatataaaagacagaagacattgaagtctttgaaatgtaaaggacaaaagacattgaagtctttggaatGTAAAGattaaagacattgaagtctttggaatGTAAAGattaaagacattgaagtctttgaaatgtaaaggatagaagacattgaagtctttggaatgtaaagattgaagacattgaagtcttgtaattgtaaaagatagaagacattgaaatctttgaaatgtaaaaactgaagacattgaagtcttgtaaatgtaaaagacagaagacattgaagtctttgaaatgtaaaggacaaaagacattgaagtctttggaatgtaaagacagaagacattgaagtcttggaatgtaaagacagaagacattgaagtcttgtaaatgtaaaagactgaagacattgaagtcttgtaaatgtaaaaggctgaagacattgaagtcttgtaaatgtaaaaggcTGAAGAAATTGAAGTCTCTAAAAACTTTCACTAAAATATGAACACACTTGGTAAAGAAACAAACCTCCAAACCGATCAGaacaacacacatttttttcaaaactaatgCGACGAATGAGGAATGAAAGCACAAATatagaatttctcataaccaaCAATGAGATTAAGACATTttgcatttcgtttctaaaggAGCATTAGAAGAAACACTGAATTCAAATAAGTAGAGGAAAACCGCTCAAAGTTGTATAAAGCTTCACAcgggcaagtgtttcatctcaaTTCCTAATCACAGATAtgttataaattgattttacaagtcatttcctatcaaatcaaggataatgtgcataatcatcatggatcaataggttTTTTTAAGGTTGGACTCGTAGGAAATTTTGGCTTTGGTGGCTTTGGTTGctttggttttctttttgtttgtttgttgtgCATAGGAGAGCGGGCATAAAGATTTGGCTAGTAGCTTTAAATGGGAGATTACTTCCTATCCTTTCATGCTTTTGACCAAGttgtcattatttttcttccatttcgCTCTTTACAACAACTCCACACATGGTTCAAATGTTTGTTTATTCTAAAGAACTTGTTCTTCCTTTCTATTATGCTTTTTGCTCTTTTCcatctttgattgatcttcttttcctttcttgttttcttctctttttttttgtttgatgaatATTTACCTTCTTTTAAAAATCCATGACTAGACAAAAGATGATAGAAATCTCCCTTAAAAAAGACCCCTGCTCTCCTATCCTAGGGTAAGGTAGGAAACTTTCATCCTAGGTCAGGGTTCTGGTAAAAATCAAATGTCTGGCTCAAAAGGCTTGCAAATGGCAGAAAATAATGTACATTGGGACAACTGTTTGGCCAATGGCTTAGAAATAAAGAATGCCTAGATCACTTCCATGAATCATatgttatgacaattagaaattcatgcaaaaccaATCGTAGAACATATCCATGCGGAcactcaatataaaattttgtggtTACGTAGTCACTAAAGCTTAGGGTCTGTTTCCACATTCAGATCAAATCATTGTTTCAACaattgttcttttatcaagtccATGCAAAACATCTAAGTCCGCTTTGGTATTCGGGAAAGTCcttcattatttttatcctcaagatacacacatttttttcaaaaacccttttgttgtttcttttaaaaaagcttgttagttttggaaaaaaaaggtTGAAACCTAGACAAAGTTATAATTTGAGACTAcactataaaaaatcaaagagcgcgcgaaaatagaaaagaaaccacgcataagttttttttttagtttttagttttttgtttcaaacaaTCATCATGACGCAATAACATAACAAAGTACTAAAAGcgataaataagataaagacaAGTTCACAAATTTAGAAGGTCCTTATCGAGAGGCTCAGTCTCCTCAAAGGAAAAAATCCATCACATTTGTCATATCTCCATCCTCCTCAGCTCCATCTTCACCTCCTTGGGCCTCCATAGGACTTGCTGCCCCTGAAAATTAAGCCTGTCCCTAGGCCATGCGACAGTGGCTCTGAACTGCTCGGGAGTAGGCCATGGGTAAGGGTTGGGGTCCTAGCACTACTGGTGCAATGTATACTGATAGAAGCTATCATTCAACTGCACCTGGCCCCCTATGGTTTGCTGCCTGCTAGTCAGCCAAATGCTGCATGTATGCATGCATCTGGAGCTCCATCCTTTGCATGTGAGCTGAAATGGACTCTAGGGATGGTGGCTGATGTGGAGGCGATGGTGGTGCATCTGCTGCTAGCTACTGCTACTGGTCTTGCCCCGGTTGTTGTGCCTGCCTTGgcatgcaatacttctcaatgaaggacCTGTTAATGGGGGCTGGATGAGCTTTGTGGGCATGACCGGTACCCTGTAGAAATAGCAGAGGCCTATGATCAATGCTGGAAATCCCagtgccctgttggacttctctagTGCAATACCTACAAACTGATAGATGACATTCGAGATAAGTTGTGCTACATGAACACTAATCTGGATCAGGATAGCATAGACCAACTGGCATTTAGGCAGCGGGAGATCAGAATTATGGTCATCGggaaggatgttgctgagcagaaGCGTCATCCAGATTTCAGTCAAAGCGGTCATGCTAGTGCGCATGAGCCGTACCCGCCTCCTTGCTACGCTTCGTGCAAAATCATGTCCCGGGGAGCACAGTAACTGGCCTATGGCTTCTTCATCAAAACCTGAGACTTGGCTTCTTCTTTTAGCGTATTCGCAATGTTGTCCCTCTTCTAAGATCAACGGATGCCCCAAGAATTGGTTGATAGCATCTTCATCATATGGGATCCATTGGCCCTGCACCCAG contains:
- the LOC100803911 gene encoding auxin response factor 9, yielding MLSRGAHGEVVGSGESGEDELYEQQWKACAGPLVDVPRVGQRVFYFPQGHMEQLEASTNQELNQRIPLLKLPTKILCRVVNVHLLAEQETDEVYAQITLVPESSQDEPTNADPCTAEPPRAPVHSFSKVLTASDTSTHGGFSVLRKHATECLPVLDMSQPTPTQELVAKDLHGYEWRFKHIFRGQPRRHLLTTGWSTFVTSKRLVAGDTFVFLRGDNGELRVGVRRLARQASSMPSSVISSQSMHLGVLATASHAVATQTLFVVYYKPRTSQFIIGVNKYLEAMDKKFSVGMRFKMRFEGDDSAETDKRFSGTIVGVEDISPHWVNSKWRSLKVQWDEPAAVPRPDRVSPWEIEPFVASASTPSVQPTMVKTKRPRPPSETPDVDTTSVASVFWDAGLQQADMAQKNVLAESKWNDNTGTWHHMQTDMNSKSNSGNTMLRNQTEGSWLSSPHSSCPSHLFQDVTDDSKIVSAWPVSKPHSSKLNNDHVLDQVDKESKVETATSYRLFGIDLIDPSRNSPSVEKASAQAVNVPKVTTEGCTSTLSRTDAGHKSDVSMASSMERKQEQLQVSPKDTQSKQICRSRTKVQMQGVAVGRAVDLTMLDGYGQLINELEDMFNIKGQLQHRNKWEIVFTDDEGDMMLVGDDPWPEFCNMVRRIFICSSQDVKKMSCGSKLPISSVEDGTVISSDTTET